A window of the Bradyrhizobium ottawaense genome harbors these coding sequences:
- a CDS encoding thiolase C-terminal domain-containing protein translates to MRRNAVAVVGAAETTELGVIPNMSQIQLHADAALNAIADAGLKLSDIDGIATAVETPQQIAHYLGITPTWVDGTSVGGCSFMLHVRHAAAAIEAGLCKTVLITHAESGKSMIGKLPRSTPSDSLNGQFESPYGVYGPPSMFPIPVLRYMKTHGITHEQIASVAVVQREWAAKNPRATMKDPITVADVLNSRMIAYPFRILQCCLVTDGGGALILTSADRAKDFPNKPVYILGTGESVETPMVSQMKTFDSSRAFKVAGPTAFREAGIAHKDVDHLMIYDAFAHLPLYGLGDLGFMPHEETGKFIADGNTRPGGKLPLNTNGGGLSYMHSGMYGMYALQESVRQMRGIAPAQVKGAKISVCHGVGGMFAASGTIIFTNER, encoded by the coding sequence ATGCGCAGAAACGCAGTCGCCGTCGTCGGCGCCGCCGAAACCACCGAACTCGGCGTCATCCCCAACATGTCGCAGATCCAGCTCCACGCGGATGCGGCGCTCAACGCCATCGCCGACGCCGGGCTGAAGCTGTCCGACATCGACGGCATCGCCACCGCGGTCGAAACCCCGCAGCAGATCGCGCATTATCTCGGCATCACGCCGACCTGGGTCGACGGCACCTCGGTCGGCGGCTGTTCGTTCATGCTGCATGTCCGCCACGCCGCGGCGGCGATCGAGGCCGGCCTGTGCAAGACCGTGCTGATCACGCATGCCGAAAGCGGCAAGTCGATGATCGGCAAATTGCCGCGTTCGACGCCATCAGACAGCCTCAACGGCCAGTTCGAATCGCCCTACGGCGTCTACGGGCCGCCCAGCATGTTCCCGATCCCGGTGCTGCGCTACATGAAGACCCACGGCATTACCCACGAGCAGATCGCTTCGGTGGCGGTGGTGCAGCGAGAATGGGCCGCGAAGAATCCGCGCGCCACCATGAAGGACCCGATCACGGTCGCCGACGTCCTGAACTCGCGGATGATCGCCTACCCGTTCCGCATCCTGCAATGCTGCCTCGTCACCGATGGCGGCGGCGCACTGATCCTGACGTCGGCGGACCGCGCCAAGGATTTCCCGAACAAGCCGGTCTATATCCTCGGCACCGGCGAGAGCGTGGAAACGCCGATGGTCAGCCAGATGAAGACGTTCGATAGCTCGCGCGCCTTCAAGGTCGCGGGTCCCACTGCCTTCAGAGAGGCCGGCATCGCCCATAAGGACGTCGATCATCTCATGATCTATGACGCCTTTGCGCATCTGCCGCTCTACGGGCTCGGCGACCTCGGCTTCATGCCGCATGAGGAAACCGGCAAATTCATCGCCGACGGCAACACCCGCCCCGGCGGCAAGCTGCCGCTCAACACCAATGGCGGCGGCCTCAGCTACATGCATTCCGGCATGTATGGCATGTACGCGCTGCAGGAAAGCGTCCGGCAAATGCGCGGCATCGCACCCGCACAGGTCAAGGGCGCCAAGATCTCGGTCTGCCACGGCGTCGGCGGCATGTTCGCCGCGTCGGGCACGATCATTTTCACCAACGAGCGCTGA
- the ppc gene encoding phosphoenolpyruvate carboxylase, with protein MSSQTMPSEIEIRTNRVEDAEDARLRTDIRLLGRILGDTVRDQEGADVFDLVERIRQTSIRFHRDEDKQARRELEAILDSMSPGQTVRIVRAFSYFSHLANIAEDQNNIRQMRARATAGGAPAGTLAGTLAHARSAGFSAADLRKFFAEALVSPVLTAHPTEVRRKSTIDREMEIAALLDRRERVQLTPQEIEADDEQLRREVLTLWKTNLLRRTKLTVLDEVGNGLSFYDYTFLREVPRLHCALEDRLNDGNGGAHGDLASFLRMGSWIGGDRDGNPFVTADVMRGTFKLQSSRILRFYLEELHLLGGELSMAAHLADVSKDLRALAERSPDTSPHRIGEPYRLAVSGIYARLAATALKLDVETRRPPVGEAAPYDGAKDFKADLDILYRSLVSNNSGVIARGRLRQLRRAVDCFGFHLASLDIRQNSAVHERTVAELIDAATPGMSYLALNEEARVALLTGELRNSRPLTSPFVKYSEETLGELALFHAAAEAHAKFGADSIPQCIISMCKGMSDMLEVALLLKEAGLIHPSGRSSINIVPLFETIEDLQASSGIMDRMLSIHDYRKLVDSRGSVQEVMLGYSDSNKDGGFVTSGWELYKAEIGLIEVFERHHVRLRLFHGRGGSVGRGGGPSYDAIIAQPGGAVNGQIRITEQGEIISSKYSNSEVGRNNLEILAAATLEASLLQPKHSAPSDDYLKAMEQLSALAFKAYRGLVYETEGFADYFWGSTVITEIATLNIGSRPASRKKTREIEDLRAIPWVFSWAQCRLMLPGWYGFASAVEAWIKEHPDKGMPFLQELYREWPFFRTLLSNMDMVLAKSSIAIASRYAELVPDVELREKIFGRIRREWHDCIDLLLKIMSQERLLQSNPLLERSIRNRFPYLDPLNHVQVELLKEHRAQNADEQVLRGIQITINGISAGLRNSG; from the coding sequence ATGTCTTCCCAGACCATGCCTTCCGAGATCGAAATCCGCACAAATCGCGTCGAAGACGCGGAGGATGCCCGGCTGCGGACCGATATTCGCCTGCTTGGGCGCATTCTCGGCGATACCGTGCGCGACCAGGAAGGCGCCGACGTGTTCGACCTGGTCGAGCGCATCCGGCAGACCTCGATCCGGTTCCATCGCGACGAGGACAAGCAGGCGCGGCGGGAACTGGAAGCTATCCTCGATAGTATGTCGCCCGGCCAGACCGTCCGCATCGTTCGCGCCTTCAGCTATTTTTCGCACCTCGCCAACATCGCCGAGGACCAGAACAACATCCGCCAGATGCGGGCGCGCGCCACCGCCGGCGGGGCGCCGGCCGGAACGCTCGCGGGCACGTTGGCGCATGCCCGTTCGGCCGGCTTCAGCGCTGCGGATCTGCGGAAGTTCTTCGCCGAGGCGCTGGTCAGTCCGGTCCTGACCGCCCATCCGACCGAGGTGCGCCGCAAGAGCACCATCGATCGCGAAATGGAGATCGCCGCACTGCTGGACCGGCGCGAACGCGTCCAGTTGACGCCGCAGGAGATCGAGGCCGACGACGAGCAGTTGCGCCGTGAGGTGCTGACGCTGTGGAAAACCAACCTGCTGCGCCGGACCAAGCTGACCGTGCTCGACGAAGTCGGCAACGGGCTGTCGTTCTACGACTACACCTTCCTGCGCGAGGTACCGCGGCTGCACTGCGCGCTCGAAGATCGGTTGAACGACGGCAATGGCGGCGCGCACGGCGACCTGGCCTCGTTCCTGCGGATGGGAAGCTGGATCGGCGGCGATCGCGACGGCAACCCGTTCGTGACCGCGGATGTGATGCGCGGCACCTTCAAGCTGCAATCGAGCCGCATACTGCGCTTCTATCTCGAAGAACTGCATCTGCTCGGCGGCGAACTGTCGATGGCGGCGCATCTTGCCGATGTCTCGAAGGACCTGCGCGCGCTAGCCGAGCGTTCACCCGACACGTCGCCGCACCGGATCGGCGAGCCATATCGGCTCGCGGTATCGGGTATCTACGCGCGACTCGCGGCGACCGCATTGAAGCTCGATGTGGAAACCAGGCGGCCGCCGGTCGGAGAGGCCGCGCCCTATGACGGCGCAAAGGACTTCAAGGCCGATCTCGATATTCTCTATCGTTCGCTGGTCTCGAACAATTCCGGCGTGATCGCGCGCGGCCGACTGCGGCAGTTGCGCCGGGCGGTGGATTGCTTCGGCTTCCACCTCGCGAGCCTCGACATCAGGCAGAACTCCGCGGTGCACGAACGCACGGTCGCCGAACTGATCGACGCCGCCACACCCGGCATGTCCTATCTGGCGCTGAACGAAGAGGCGCGGGTGGCTCTGCTCACCGGCGAACTGCGTAATTCGCGGCCGCTGACGTCGCCGTTCGTCAAATACAGCGAGGAGACGCTCGGCGAACTCGCGCTGTTCCATGCCGCCGCCGAGGCCCATGCGAAGTTTGGCGCAGACTCGATTCCCCAATGCATCATCTCGATGTGCAAGGGGATGTCCGACATGCTGGAGGTGGCGCTGCTTCTGAAGGAGGCCGGCCTGATCCATCCCTCGGGCCGCAGTTCGATCAACATCGTGCCGCTGTTCGAGACCATCGAGGATCTGCAGGCCTCCAGCGGCATCATGGACCGGATGCTGTCGATTCACGATTACCGCAAGCTGGTGGACAGCCGTGGCTCGGTGCAGGAGGTCATGCTCGGCTATTCCGACAGCAACAAGGATGGCGGCTTCGTCACGTCGGGCTGGGAACTCTATAAAGCGGAGATCGGCCTGATCGAGGTGTTCGAACGCCACCATGTCCGCCTGCGGCTGTTCCATGGCCGCGGCGGCTCGGTCGGCCGTGGCGGCGGCCCGAGCTATGACGCCATTATCGCGCAGCCGGGCGGCGCGGTGAACGGCCAGATCCGCATCACCGAGCAGGGCGAAATCATTTCCAGCAAATATTCCAACAGCGAGGTCGGCCGCAACAATCTGGAAATTCTCGCCGCCGCGACGCTGGAAGCAAGCCTGCTGCAGCCAAAGCACAGCGCGCCATCGGACGACTATCTGAAGGCGATGGAGCAATTGTCGGCGCTGGCCTTCAAGGCCTATCGCGGGCTGGTCTACGAGACCGAGGGCTTTGCCGACTATTTCTGGGGCTCGACCGTCATCACCGAGATTGCGACGCTGAACATCGGCAGCCGTCCGGCGTCGCGCAAGAAAACCCGCGAGATCGAAGACCTCCGCGCCATTCCCTGGGTGTTCAGCTGGGCGCAATGCCGACTGATGCTGCCGGGCTGGTACGGGTTTGCCAGCGCGGTCGAGGCCTGGATCAAGGAGCATCCCGACAAGGGCATGCCGTTCCTGCAGGAGCTTTACCGCGAATGGCCGTTCTTCCGCACGCTTCTGTCGAACATGGACATGGTGCTGGCCAAGAGTTCGATCGCGATTGCGTCGCGCTATGCCGAACTGGTGCCTGATGTTGAACTGCGCGAAAAGATCTTCGGGCGTATCCGCCGCGAATGGCATGACTGCATCGATTTGCTGCTGAAGATCATGAGCCAGGAGCGGCTGCTGCAGAGCAACCCGCTGCTGGAGCGTTCGATCCGCAACCGTTTCCCCTATCTCGATCCGCTCAACCACGTGCAGGTGGAGCTGCTGAAGGAGCACCGTGCGCAGAATGCCGATGAACAAGTGCTGCGCGGGATTCAGATCACGATCAACGGCATTTCGGCGGGATTGCGGAATAGCGGGTGA
- a CDS encoding SDR family oxidoreductase — MAKSLQDKVIIVTGAGRGIGREIALLCAAEGAKVVVNDPGGSADGAGSSASPAEEVVEEIKKRGGTAVPNFESVAEAIPASKIVKTATDHFGRLDGVVNNAGILRDMIFHKMSVEAFEAVIKVHLMGSFYVSHAAARLFREQESGSFVHFTSTSGLVGNFGQANYAAAKLGIVGLSKSIALDMGRFNVRSNCVSPFAWTRMIGTIPTETDAEKARVEKIKQMGPEKIAPMCAFLLSDAAKDVTGQIFGVRMNEIFLFGQNRPLRSVQRSEGWTPQTIADHAIPALKSSFYKLDRSADIFSWDPI; from the coding sequence ATGGCCAAATCACTTCAAGACAAAGTCATCATCGTCACCGGCGCAGGCCGCGGCATCGGGCGTGAGATCGCGCTGCTCTGCGCGGCCGAAGGCGCCAAGGTCGTGGTCAACGATCCCGGCGGATCGGCCGACGGCGCCGGCTCGTCGGCTTCGCCGGCCGAGGAGGTAGTCGAGGAAATCAAGAAGCGCGGCGGCACCGCAGTTCCGAACTTCGAGTCGGTGGCGGAAGCGATTCCCGCGAGCAAAATCGTCAAGACCGCGACCGACCACTTCGGGCGGCTCGACGGCGTCGTCAACAATGCCGGCATCCTGCGCGACATGATCTTCCACAAGATGAGCGTCGAGGCCTTCGAAGCCGTCATCAAGGTTCACCTGATGGGCTCGTTCTATGTCAGCCACGCCGCGGCGCGGCTGTTCCGCGAACAGGAGAGCGGCTCCTTCGTGCACTTCACCTCGACCTCGGGCCTGGTCGGCAATTTCGGTCAGGCCAACTACGCCGCCGCCAAGCTCGGCATTGTCGGCCTGTCGAAGTCGATCGCGCTCGACATGGGCCGCTTCAACGTGCGCTCGAACTGCGTCTCGCCGTTCGCCTGGACCCGCATGATCGGCACCATCCCGACCGAGACGGATGCGGAGAAGGCTCGGGTCGAGAAAATCAAGCAGATGGGTCCGGAAAAGATCGCTCCGATGTGCGCCTTCCTGCTCTCCGACGCCGCCAAGGACGTCACCGGACAAATCTTCGGCGTGCGCATGAACGAGATTTTCCTGTTCGGTCAGAATCGCCCGCTGCGTTCGGTACAACGCAGCGAGGGCTGGACGCCGCAGACCATCGCGGACCACGCGATTCCGGCGCTGAAATCGTCGTTCTACAAGCTCGACCGCTCGGCGGACATCTTCAGCTGGGATCCGATCTAA
- a CDS encoding acyclic terpene utilization AtuA family protein — protein MRTIRIGSGAGYSGDRIEPAVELAEKGDIQYLVFECLGERTVALAQQARMKNPDGGYDPLLEERMRAVLPVCASKGIKIVTNMGAANPEAAARKVAEIAKSLGLSALKVAAIVGDDVLDACKDGDLPIMEFDGTIKQLGNRLLSANAYLGAEPMAKALAAGADIVITGRASDPALFLAPMIHAFGWAMDDWNLLGQGTVAGHLLECAGQITGGYFADPGYKDVPDLARLGFPIGEVGEDGSLVITKVAGSGGAVTARTCKEQLLYEVHDPKKYFQPDVVADFSEVTVEEIGPDRVRVSGGRGTRRTDTLKISVGYVDSYIGEGQISYAGPGALARGRLALEIVRERLKLNGVAASELRFELVGVDALHGSEISARANEPYEVRVRVSGRTENLREAVRIGNEVETLYTNGPAAGGGAWKSARDVVAVASVLLPRELAKPQVRFVGA, from the coding sequence GTGCGAACGATTCGAATAGGATCCGGTGCCGGCTATTCGGGCGATCGCATCGAGCCCGCGGTCGAACTCGCCGAAAAGGGCGACATCCAGTACCTCGTGTTCGAGTGCCTCGGCGAACGCACTGTGGCGCTGGCCCAGCAGGCGCGGATGAAAAATCCAGACGGTGGCTACGATCCGCTGCTGGAAGAGCGGATGCGCGCGGTGCTGCCGGTCTGTGCTTCCAAGGGCATCAAGATCGTCACCAATATGGGCGCGGCCAATCCGGAAGCGGCTGCGCGGAAAGTCGCCGAGATCGCGAAATCGCTCGGGCTGTCGGCGCTGAAGGTCGCTGCCATCGTCGGCGATGACGTGCTCGATGCCTGCAAGGACGGCGATTTGCCGATCATGGAATTCGACGGCACTATCAAGCAGCTCGGAAACCGGCTGCTGTCGGCCAACGCCTATCTCGGCGCCGAGCCGATGGCAAAGGCGCTTGCCGCGGGTGCCGATATCGTCATCACCGGGCGAGCTTCGGATCCGGCGCTGTTCCTGGCGCCGATGATTCATGCGTTCGGCTGGGCGATGGACGACTGGAATCTACTGGGACAGGGCACCGTCGCCGGGCATTTGCTGGAATGCGCCGGGCAGATCACCGGCGGCTATTTTGCCGATCCCGGCTACAAGGATGTGCCTGATCTGGCGCGGCTCGGTTTCCCCATCGGCGAGGTCGGCGAAGACGGCAGCCTCGTCATCACCAAGGTCGCGGGCTCCGGCGGCGCGGTGACGGCGCGGACCTGCAAGGAGCAACTGCTCTACGAGGTGCACGATCCCAAAAAGTATTTCCAGCCGGATGTGGTCGCAGATTTCTCGGAAGTGACGGTCGAGGAGATCGGACCCGATCGCGTGCGCGTCAGTGGAGGTCGTGGCACCAGGCGAACCGATACGCTGAAAATCTCGGTCGGCTATGTCGACAGCTATATCGGCGAGGGCCAGATTTCCTATGCCGGCCCCGGTGCGCTGGCGCGCGGACGATTGGCGCTGGAGATTGTCCGCGAACGGCTGAAGCTGAACGGGGTTGCGGCGAGCGAATTGAGGTTCGAACTGGTCGGCGTCGATGCGCTGCACGGGTCGGAAATCTCCGCGCGTGCGAACGAACCGTATGAAGTGCGTGTTCGAGTCAGCGGCCGTACCGAAAATCTGCGCGAGGCGGTTCGGATCGGCAACGAGGTCGAGACGCTCTATACCAATGGGCCTGCGGCCGGCGGCGGCGCCTGGAAATCGGCGCGCGACGTGGTCGCAGTGGCCTCGGTGCTGCTGCCGCGCGAACTGGCAAAGCCGCAAGTCCGTTTCGTGGGGGCATGA
- a CDS encoding SMP-30/gluconolactonase/LRE family protein, with amino-acid sequence MAVERVATGFRWAEGPVYFAAGRYVLFSDIPNNRIMRFSEDDGHLSVYRQPSMNSNGNTIDREGRLITCEHSGRRITRTELDGSITIIADKYNGKKLNSPNDAVVASDGSIWFTDPVYGIGGYYEGIKAEPEQEKKNVYRMDPKSGDIKVVVDDFVEPNGITFSPDEKKLYVIDTGFTDGPDNPSHIRVFDVDVGSGKVSNGKVFAEMPKPSITDGMRCDTAGRVWCSVGWGDPKEDGVRCYTPDGELLGKIHIPETVANLCFGGQQRNRLYICGSTSLYAVYTGVQGAMKP; translated from the coding sequence ATGGCGGTTGAGCGCGTCGCGACCGGGTTCCGCTGGGCTGAAGGCCCGGTTTATTTCGCAGCCGGGCGGTACGTGCTGTTCTCCGACATTCCGAACAACCGCATCATGCGGTTTTCAGAAGACGACGGTCATCTCAGTGTCTATCGCCAGCCGTCGATGAACTCCAACGGCAATACGATCGACCGAGAAGGACGTCTGATCACGTGCGAACATTCCGGCCGGCGCATCACCCGGACCGAACTCGACGGCTCGATTACCATCATCGCCGACAAATATAATGGCAAGAAGCTGAACTCGCCGAACGACGCGGTTGTCGCTTCCGATGGTTCGATCTGGTTCACCGATCCAGTCTACGGTATCGGCGGCTATTACGAGGGCATCAAAGCCGAGCCTGAGCAGGAAAAGAAAAACGTCTACCGGATGGATCCGAAATCTGGTGACATCAAGGTTGTCGTCGACGACTTCGTGGAGCCCAACGGCATTACCTTCTCGCCCGACGAGAAGAAGCTCTATGTCATCGACACGGGCTTCACGGACGGGCCAGACAACCCGTCGCATATCCGGGTGTTCGACGTGGATGTCGGGTCCGGAAAAGTTTCGAACGGCAAAGTCTTTGCGGAAATGCCCAAGCCCAGCATTACCGACGGGATGCGCTGTGACACCGCCGGGCGTGTTTGGTGCTCCGTCGGTTGGGGCGATCCGAAGGAGGACGGCGTGCGCTGCTACACGCCTGACGGCGAACTGCTCGGCAAGATCCACATCCCGGAAACTGTCGCCAATCTGTGCTTCGGCGGCCAGCAACGAAACAGACTTTATATCTGTGGCTCGACGTCGCTTTATGCGGTCTATACCGGCGTGCAGGGCGCAATGAAGCCTTGA
- the alkB gene encoding DNA oxidative demethylase AlkB has protein sequence MTADLFEAVPDVRPPREAMADGAVLLRGFVKPHESELIASLREIVTQAPFRRMFTPGGHQMSVAMTNCGNAGWVTDHSGYRYDGVDPVSGQPWLAMPPVFRALAEMAASDGGFEGFSPDACLINRYAPGARMSLHQDRNEIDFGAPIVSVSLGLPATFLFGGPKRADKPQRYRLEHGDVVVWGGPSRLFFHGVAPLADGDHAVMGRQRINLTFRKAR, from the coding sequence TTGACTGCGGATTTGTTCGAAGCCGTTCCCGATGTACGCCCGCCGCGCGAAGCGATGGCGGATGGCGCGGTGCTGCTGCGCGGATTCGTAAAGCCCCATGAGAGCGAATTGATCGCGAGCTTGCGCGAGATCGTCACGCAGGCGCCGTTCCGGCGCATGTTCACGCCCGGCGGCCACCAGATGTCGGTGGCGATGACCAATTGCGGCAATGCCGGCTGGGTCACCGACCATAGCGGCTATCGCTATGACGGCGTCGATCCCGTCTCCGGCCAGCCCTGGCTAGCGATGCCGCCGGTATTTCGCGCGCTGGCCGAGATGGCGGCGAGCGACGGCGGCTTCGAGGGCTTTTCGCCCGATGCCTGCCTGATCAACCGCTACGCGCCGGGCGCGCGGATGTCGCTGCATCAGGACCGGAACGAAATCGATTTCGGCGCGCCGATCGTATCGGTGTCGCTGGGATTGCCCGCGACCTTCCTGTTCGGCGGCCCCAAGCGCGCCGACAAGCCGCAGCGCTACCGGCTGGAGCACGGCGACGTCGTGGTATGGGGCGGGCCGTCGCGGCTGTTCTTTCACGGCGTCGCCCCGCTCGCCGACGGCGACCACGCCGTGATGGGTCGCCAGCGCATCAATCTCACGTTCCGCAAAGCGCGGTGA
- a CDS encoding Zn-ribbon domain-containing OB-fold protein has product MAEPARAKPKPTPETQHFWDGTAAGELRLQRCDACANVYFPPRPFCPSCASRKVSVFKASGKGTLYSYVINHRPAAPGFTPPYAIAIVELAEGPRLMSNIIDCPQTPEALELDMKLEVAFEKLDDKITLPQFRPAKG; this is encoded by the coding sequence ATGGCTGAGCCAGCGCGCGCCAAACCAAAACCGACGCCGGAAACCCAGCATTTCTGGGACGGCACTGCGGCCGGCGAGTTGCGCCTGCAGCGCTGCGACGCCTGCGCCAATGTCTATTTCCCGCCGCGCCCGTTCTGTCCGTCCTGCGCCTCGCGCAAGGTCAGCGTGTTCAAGGCAAGCGGCAAGGGCACGCTCTACAGCTATGTCATCAACCACCGCCCCGCAGCGCCGGGCTTCACCCCGCCTTACGCGATCGCGATCGTCGAACTCGCCGAAGGCCCGCGCCTGATGAGCAACATCATCGATTGTCCGCAGACCCCGGAGGCACTCGAACTCGACATGAAGCTCGAAGTCGCGTTCGAGAAGCTCGACGACAAGATCACCCTTCCCCAGTTCCGTCCGGCGAAGGGCTAA
- a CDS encoding AtuA-related protein — protein MKLREIAHSRTGDKGNISNISVIAYDAKDYPVLLEQVTAERVKAHFAGVVAGEVVRYELPNLAALNFVMDQALGGGVTRSLALDAHGKSLSSALLDLDIAPAPDHK, from the coding sequence GTGAAGCTGCGCGAGATCGCCCATTCCCGCACCGGCGACAAGGGCAATATCTCCAATATCTCCGTCATCGCCTATGACGCGAAGGATTATCCTGTCCTGCTCGAACAGGTCACGGCGGAGCGGGTGAAAGCCCATTTCGCCGGCGTTGTCGCGGGCGAGGTGGTTCGCTATGAACTGCCCAATCTGGCTGCGCTGAATTTTGTCATGGACCAGGCGCTCGGCGGCGGCGTCACGCGATCGCTGGCACTCGATGCGCATGGCAAATCGCTGAGTTCGGCGCTGCTCGATCTCGACATTGCGCCCGCGCCGGACCACAAATAG
- a CDS encoding DUF2848 domain-containing protein encodes MFDLTFTIEDKGAGTPLTLAIDRAVIAGWTGRDPVARDKHIAELEAIGIARPASTPIYYRVAACRITMADRIEVSGGDSSGEVEFVLIGWQGRTFVGCGSDHTDRKVEAYSVTVSKQMCDKPVAPVLWELEDVIGHWDQMILRSWAVIDGARVLYQEGTLDGMLPVTDLIARGFGGKGLPDGCAMFGGTFAAKGGIRPASRFEFELEDPVLKRNISHGYDVIALPVLG; translated from the coding sequence GTGTTTGATCTGACCTTCACCATCGAAGACAAGGGCGCCGGCACGCCATTGACGCTTGCGATCGACCGGGCGGTCATCGCCGGCTGGACCGGACGCGATCCGGTCGCGCGCGACAAGCATATCGCCGAACTCGAAGCCATCGGCATCGCGCGCCCGGCATCGACGCCGATTTATTATCGGGTCGCGGCGTGCCGGATCACCATGGCGGATCGTATCGAGGTCTCCGGCGGTGATTCCTCCGGCGAGGTCGAGTTCGTGCTGATCGGCTGGCAGGGTCGCACCTTCGTCGGCTGCGGCTCCGACCATACCGACCGCAAGGTCGAAGCCTACAGCGTCACCGTCTCCAAGCAGATGTGCGACAAGCCGGTTGCCCCGGTGCTGTGGGAACTGGAAGACGTCATCGGTCACTGGGACCAGATGATCCTGCGCTCCTGGGCCGTTATCGATGGCGCGCGGGTGCTCTACCAGGAAGGCACGCTCGACGGCATGCTGCCGGTGACAGATCTGATCGCGCGCGGTTTTGGCGGCAAGGGCCTGCCCGACGGCTGCGCGATGTTCGGCGGAACCTTTGCGGCCAAGGGCGGCATCCGCCCGGCGAGCCGGTTCGAGTTCGAACTGGAGGATCCGGTACTGAAGCGGAACATCAGCCACGGCTATGATGTGATTGCGCTGCCGGTGCTGGGGTGA
- a CDS encoding amidase yields the protein MPDMPTLASLAADLVSGATSARKLAEECLAKIADPAGEGQRVFIHVDRDAALAAADAMDRLRKANAAPSPFAGIPVSIKDLFDIKGQVTRAGSRALEDSAPAEADATVVARLRRAGFIVIGRTNMTEFAYSGIGINPHYGTPKSAWNRSVGHVPGGSSSGAAVSIADQMAYGALGTDTGGSCRIPAAFNGIVGFKPTQRRVPLDGGVPLSFSLDSFGPLARSVACCAVLDAVLADEKVQPLQPRSVKGMRLAVPTTVALDDLDAAVAKTFERALESLSRAGALIERIEVPEFHDVGVMNAKGGLAAAESYAWHRYLITSKGDIYDPRVAARIMRGEGISAADYIDIVNARRSFIARTEQRIAPYDALALPTTANTPPVIADLADDKAFTIQNLRALRNCTLINVLDGCAISLPAHRDGEVPVGLMLAAAGGSDRRILELAAGMENIIRV from the coding sequence ATGCCTGACATGCCGACACTTGCCTCCCTGGCCGCCGATCTCGTTTCCGGCGCGACCTCCGCCCGCAAGCTGGCCGAGGAATGCCTCGCCAAAATCGCCGACCCCGCGGGCGAGGGCCAGCGTGTCTTCATTCACGTCGACAGGGACGCAGCCCTTGCCGCCGCCGACGCCATGGATCGGCTGCGCAAGGCAAATGCCGCGCCGTCGCCCTTTGCGGGCATTCCGGTCTCGATCAAGGATCTCTTCGATATCAAGGGGCAGGTGACCCGCGCCGGTTCCCGCGCGCTGGAGGATTCGGCGCCCGCGGAAGCCGATGCGACCGTGGTGGCGCGGTTGCGCCGGGCCGGCTTCATCGTGATCGGCCGCACCAACATGACCGAATTCGCGTATTCCGGCATCGGCATCAATCCGCATTACGGCACGCCGAAGAGCGCCTGGAACCGCAGCGTCGGCCATGTGCCCGGAGGTTCGTCCTCGGGTGCTGCGGTCTCGATCGCCGATCAAATGGCCTACGGTGCGCTCGGCACCGATACCGGCGGGTCCTGCCGGATCCCGGCGGCCTTCAACGGCATTGTCGGCTTCAAGCCGACGCAACGCCGCGTGCCGCTCGACGGCGGCGTGCCGCTGTCGTTCTCGCTCGACAGCTTTGGACCGCTGGCGCGCAGCGTCGCCTGCTGCGCGGTACTCGACGCCGTGCTGGCCGATGAGAAAGTGCAACCGTTGCAGCCGCGCTCCGTAAAGGGCATGCGGCTCGCGGTGCCCACGACGGTAGCGCTCGACGACCTCGACGCGGCGGTGGCGAAGACGTTCGAGCGGGCGCTGGAATCCCTGTCGCGCGCGGGCGCCCTGATCGAACGGATCGAGGTACCGGAATTCCACGATGTCGGCGTGATGAATGCCAAGGGCGGCTTGGCTGCGGCGGAAAGCTATGCCTGGCATCGCTACCTGATCACGAGCAAGGGCGACATCTACGATCCCCGCGTGGCGGCCCGCATCATGCGCGGCGAAGGCATCAGTGCCGCCGATTATATCGATATCGTCAACGCGCGGCGGTCGTTTATTGCGCGGACGGAGCAACGCATCGCGCCTTACGACGCGCTGGCGTTGCCGACCACCGCGAATACGCCGCCTGTCATCGCCGATCTCGCCGATGACAAGGCCTTTACGATCCAGAACTTGCGCGCCCTGCGCAACTGCACCCTGATCAACGTGCTCGACGGCTGCGCAATCTCGCTGCCGGCGCATCGCGACGGCGAGGTGCCGGTCGGGCTGATGCTGGCCGCCGCGGGCGGATCGGATCGACGCATCCTCGAACTCGCGGCCGGAATGGAGAACATCATCCGTGTTTGA